One Helianthus annuus cultivar XRQ/B chromosome 12, HanXRQr2.0-SUNRISE, whole genome shotgun sequence genomic region harbors:
- the LOC110886836 gene encoding heavy metal-associated isoprenylated plant protein 37, translating into MTKDEDFKLLKIQTCILRVNLHCDGCKHKVKKLLQRIDGVYQVSIDTEQQKVTVSGSVDHETVIKKLVRAGKHAELWSNKSTETHNQSQSQNHENQKGSCMKDDKKNKAQKQDFLKALESLKNQQKIQPLISEEDDDYLDDDEDEDDIEKHEEELKLQAPKANQLALLRQQQQQHAAVAAANSNSNSNSNGKPVNGGNVGKVGLNQNGGVKMNNNINNNNMNVGEGKRVNDMSSIMNNLDGFGGGSIGNLGGFQIPQKNTVLGSGGAGFHLPNGGLPITTGGYNPSSQAAAIMNMNGGGLHPQPQQQYNNSAAAASMMMMNMNRQAFQPMQHQQPQMMYNRSPIVPPATGYLYNYNPAPYSYNEYHHGYYMGANGGGGGGGRNSAADMFSDENTSSCSVM; encoded by the exons ATGACTAAAGATGAAGACTTTAAGCTCCTCAAGATCCAG ACTTGTATTCTTAGAGTTAATTTACACTGTGATGGTTGCAAACACAAAGTGAAGAAACTTCTTCAAAGAATTGATG GTGTCTACCAAGTGAGCATAGATACAGAGCAGCAAAAGGTGACTGTTTCAGGAAGTGTAGATCATGAAACTGTGATCAAGAAATTGGTTAGAGCTGGTAAACATGCTGAGCTTTGGTCAAACAAGTCAACTGAAACTCACaaccaaagtcaaagtcaaaatcatGAAAACCAAAAAGGCTCATGTATGAAAGATGACAAGAAAAACAAAGCCCAGAAACAAGATTTCCTCAAAGCTCTTGAATCATTGAAAAACCAGCAAAAGATTCAACCGTTGATCTCTGAAGAAGATGATGACTATCTTGATGATGACGAAGATGAAGATGATATTGAAAAACATGAAGAGGAGTTGAAGTTACAAGCCCCAAAAGCAAATCAATTGGCATTATTGagacagcagcaacagcagcatgctgctgttgctgctgctaaTAGTAACAGTAATAGTAACAGTAACGGAAAACCGGTTAATGGTGGGAATGTGGGAAAAGTTGGTTTAAACCAGAATGGTGGAGTAAAAatgaataataatattaataataataatatgaatgTTGGTGAGGGTAAAAGGGTAAATGACATGAGCTCCATTATGAACAATCTTGATGGTTTTGGTGGGGGTAGTATTGGTAATCTTGGAGGGTTTCAAATTCCTCAAAAGAACACGGTGCTAGGATCTGGTGGAGCAGGGTTCCATCTTCCTAACGGCGGTCTACCGATCACGACGGGTGGTTACAACCCGTCGTCACAAGCGGCCGCGATCATGAACATGAACGGTGGAGGTCTGCATCCGCAGCCGCAGCAGCAGTATAACAACTCTGCCGCTGCGgcatcgatgatgatgatgaacatgaaTAGGCAAGCGTTTCAACCGATGCAGCATCAGCAGCCTCAGATGATGTATAATAGGTCTCCGATAGTACCACCCGCCACTGGGTACTTGTATAATTACAATCCGGCACCTTACAGTTACAATGAGTATCATCACGGCTACTATATGGGCGCtaacggcggtggtggtggtggtggtcgcaACTCTGCTGCGGATATGTTTAGTGATGAAAACACAAGTAGTTGTTCTGTTATGTGA